The genomic window TGGAACACAATCTAAAGTGACAATATCATCTGATAAGATAATAGCTGGAATAAGCGCTACAACACTATTTTTAGCACCACTAATGGTGATCTCACCTTGCAATGGACGTCCACCATTGATGACAATTTTTCTCATGTTTTACTCTTTCAAAATTTACTAAAAAGGTCTTTTCGTTCTATTATATCATAATTTTCAGTTTTTTCCCATTCCTATTTACTAAATACCATCTCATTTTGATAAAAAAAGACCTATCACTCAAGCTTTTCAACCTGAAATGATAGGTTTTAATGTTAGATTAACGTACTGTACGGATACGCATTGTGTTTGTACGAACAGCTTCGCCAAGTGGCACACCTGCAACGATAACAATATCGTCACCAGATTCTACAAGGCCTGCTTCAACTGCTTTACGTTCAGCGATTTCGAACATATCATCTGTTGATGATGGAGCTTCAGTCAACATTGGGATAACACCCCAGTTCAACATCAATCCACGCTCTGTCAATTCGTCGAATGTCAATGCCAAGATATCAGCATTTGGACGGTATTTAGAAATCAAACGAGCTGTGTGACCAGTCTTAGTAAGGGTAACAACCAATTTGATATTCATTGAGTTAGTAGCGTCTTTAACAGCTGAAGCCATAACTTCTGTCTTAGAGTTTCGTTCGAAAGTATCTGAGTTCAAACGTCCGTATTCGTTAAGAAGAGTTTGTGCATTCTTGTCAATTGTAGCCATTGTTGTTACTGACTCAAGTGGGTATTTACCGTTTGCAGACTCACCTGAAAGCATTGTAGCGTCAGTTCCGTCGATAACAGCGTTAAATACGTCTGATACTTCTGAACGTGTTGCACGTGGTTTTTCAGTCATTGTTTCAAGCATGTTTGTTGCTGTGATAACAACTTTACCTGCTGCGTTCACTTTAGTGATGATCATTTTTTGGTAAACTGGAACCATTTCGAATGGTACTTCGATACCCATGTCACCACGAGCGATCATGATACCGTCAGCAGCTTCAATGATTTCATCCAAGTTATCGATACCTTGTTGGTTTTCGATTTTCGCAAACAATTGAACGTGACCGTTACCAGTTTCTTCACAGATTGCACGAACTTCGTTAACGTCTTTCGCAGTACGTACAAATGAAATTGCGATGAAGTTGATACCTTGTTCCAAACCGAAACGGATATCATCGTTATCGCGTTCAGCAAGAGCTGGGAAAGGAATTTTAGTGTTAGGGATGTTTACACCTTTTTGCTTAGCAATGATACCGTCATTCTCAACTTCAACTTCAAATTCACGAGTTGCATCGTCTTTTGCAACAACGCGAAGACCAAGTTTACCATCGTCAACCAATACTTGACGACCAACTTCAACATCGTCGTAGATATCAAGAGCACCAGCAACGTTCAAAGCAATCACTTCACGAGTTGATTTGATTCCTTGTTTAGTTGCAACACGGATTTTTTCACCAGTTTTGTAAGAGTACTCTTTTGCGTCACCTTCAAACAATTCTGTACGGATTTCAGGTCCTTTAGTATCAAGAAGGAAACCAACTTTTTTACCTGCAAGTTTTTCAGCAAGTTTAACAGTTGCCATACGCTCACCTTGTTCTTGGTGGTCACCGTGTGAGAAGTTGAAACGGAAAGTGTTTGCTCCTGCTTCAATCAGTTTAGCAATGTTTTTAGCTGAAGCTTCAACGTCAAGTTTTTCACCCCAGTATCCGTCTTCACCGAATTTTTTACCACCACGGATTTCAACCGCAGGACCCAAAGTTGCAACGATTTTTACACGTTTGTTCATGATTTTTGTGACTCCTTTATATAATTCGACCTTTTATGGTCATGTTACCAAATTAATGAAAGTTGATTAGGACAAGCTCTTGTTCAAATCAGAAAGTTCAAGATCAGCTTTATGAGGGTTGTTAACAACGATCTTACCATCAGCTGTTAAGCTAAACAAAGCTCCTTCTTCTGCTGTTCCAAGAATTGGATTCTCAACCATTTTCTCGTTACGGATACCAACAGCGACACCACCGATTCCTTGTTTAAGGAGTTTAACAGCGTGTGCACCCATGCGTGATGCTAATACACGGTCACGAGCAGTTGGTGATCCACCACGTTGGATGTGTCCAAGTTCAGTTACACGAAGGTCACTTGTATCCCCAGCTTCTTTTAGTTTTTGACCAAATTCAGCTGCCGACATAACACCTTCTGCCAAAACGATAATGTTGTGTTTTTTACCGTGCTCATAACCAGCTTTGATGCTTGCTACGATTTCTTCCATTTTGAAGCCTTCTTCAGGGATGATGATTTCGTCAGCACCAGTTGCGATACCCGCCCAAAGAGCGATATCACCAGCATTACGTCCCATTACTTCAACAACGAAAGTACGACGGTGACTTGATGATGTATCACGAATCTTATCGATCGCATCCATTGCAGTAGTAACTG from Streptococcus oralis includes these protein-coding regions:
- the pfkA gene encoding 6-phosphofructokinase, producing MKRIAVLTSGGDAPGMNAAIRAVVRQAISEGMEVFGIYDGYAGMVAGEIYPLDAASVGDIISRGGTFLHSARYPEFAQLEGQLKGIEQLKKHGIEGVVVIGGDGSYHGAMRLTEHGFPAIGLPGTIDNDIVGTDFTIGFDTAVTTAMDAIDKIRDTSSSHRRTFVVEVMGRNAGDIALWAGIATGADEIIIPEEGFKMEEIVASIKAGYEHGKKHNIIVLAEGVMSAAEFGQKLKEAGDTSDLRVTELGHIQRGGSPTARDRVLASRMGAHAVKLLKQGIGGVAVGIRNEKMVENPILGTAEEGALFSLTADGKIVVNNPHKADLELSDLNKSLS
- the pyk gene encoding pyruvate kinase encodes the protein MNKRVKIVATLGPAVEIRGGKKFGEDGYWGEKLDVEASAKNIAKLIEAGANTFRFNFSHGDHQEQGERMATVKLAEKLAGKKVGFLLDTKGPEIRTELFEGDAKEYSYKTGEKIRVATKQGIKSTREVIALNVAGALDIYDDVEVGRQVLVDDGKLGLRVVAKDDATREFEVEVENDGIIAKQKGVNIPNTKIPFPALAERDNDDIRFGLEQGINFIAISFVRTAKDVNEVRAICEETGNGHVQLFAKIENQQGIDNLDEIIEAADGIMIARGDMGIEVPFEMVPVYQKMIITKVNAAGKVVITATNMLETMTEKPRATRSEVSDVFNAVIDGTDATMLSGESANGKYPLESVTTMATIDKNAQTLLNEYGRLNSDTFERNSKTEVMASAVKDATNSMNIKLVVTLTKTGHTARLISKYRPNADILALTFDELTERGLMLNWGVIPMLTEAPSSTDDMFEIAERKAVEAGLVESGDDIVIVAGVPLGEAVRTNTMRIRTVR